The genomic window GGTGCCTGCTCCTCCATGGGTGGCATGAGTGGGGGAAGGTCTCCGGAAGGGAGACCCGACTGGCTCGTTTCCTCTGCGGGGATGGGGGGATCACCCATGGCGTTCACCCAGGCCGGGCGATTCGAGAAGTCGTTTCTAAAGTCGGGCGAGGCCGCCTTGAGTTGAGCGGCTTGGAGCTGCTGGAGCTCGCTTCGGGTCGGCCAGCGGGCCTTCTTGAGGTTCGGCGGGTCGGTGTCGTTCTGGCCGTGCGCATCGGAGGAGTCGGCGCCATTGGCGGAGCTGTTGGTGGCTGGCGGTTGCGGCGGAGCGGGTGGGGGTGGGGGATCAGGGCAGCAGGCCTGAGAGGGAGCGGGAGTGGCGCTGGAAGGATCACCGGGGTTAGGCTCGGCTACCTGGGCCGGCGCAGGAGTCAAGAGGATGAGCCAGAGGACGGTGGTCTGGAGCGGAAGCTGCGCAAAGGTCGTGCGGCGCAGGGAAGGAGCGCTTGGCATCGCGTGGCGGATCGGCATCTGAGGATCCCCCGTTTGGATCGGTGCGCTTGCGCCAAAGGCGCCAAGGAGAATCCCCTACTCGATGGCTTGGAGCCGCTGGGCCTCCTGAGCCGCCTTCTTGGCTCGAGCCAGTTGCTCCCGGAGCGCCTTCTCGGTCGCCTTCCGCTCTGCTTGGAGCGCGCGCTCTGCGTCACGAAGCCGGCGATGGAGTCGCTTCTCCTGCGCAAGGATCTCCTTCTGCTCTTCTTTCTGCCGGGCGAGCTTCTTCGCCAGGGCAACGAGCTTCCTGTCCTCGGCGGAGACAGAGGCTCTGGCCGTGAGTATTTTCTTGGGAGACCGTGGTCGATCCTCGGACGCAACGGATCGCTGCGGGGATGGCCGAGGATGGATCGCCTCTTGCAGCGGAGCCGCGGTGGACGGCTTCACGGGCTTTGTCGGGGGAGGGGGAGAGGGAAGCAGGGACGCCGAGCCGCTCTTTTTCTGGCGGAAGGCGCTGGGCGGAGCCTCGGCTTCCCCAGCGGACGAGAGCCGGTGCACGACGAAGACGCCATCCAAAGAGTCGAGCGTGTAGCCGTTGACTCGGGCGCCGGCCTTCGCCATCGACACCGGGTCGAGATCGTAGAAGACCGAGCTGACCGTCCCTTGCACCTCCGGGGTGGGGATGTAGTTGGCTCCGGCGCGTTGGGCCATGGCCTGAAGGAAGGCGTTCAGTGGCATTCCAAGAATGTGATAGGCCCTCGACGGCCCATCGTCATCCGGCCTCTTGAGGGAGCTCTCCCGGGAAAGGGACCCTGCGCCCTGTCCCGGGCGGAAATCGAGGTCGAACTGCTTGGAGGGCTCGGGAGGATTGCGCCATCGGCTGCCCTGTCCGGAAGCGGGAATGGGCAGGAGCGGCAGGGCACTGAACCAGAGCAGGAATGGGAGGAAGGATCTCATCGCTCGGAAGGAGAAGGATCGACAAAGACCTCGTTGGGCGGCATTCCCGATCCGCTGTTCGCGCGGGGCCATGGGACGCGGACCTCCGTCCGTTCCTCGTCTCGAAGCACGAGGCAGTGGCGATCGATCTGCGCGACTTGCGCCTTGCAGAGGCCCGATGGCGTTCGAATGACCAGCTGGTCGCCGGGATGGTAGACTCGGCCTCCCACGATGACCTCTTGGCCCTCCAGGTATCCCCAGATCGGCAAGTAGGGAGCGAGGCTCGCGAGGGAGAGGGCATGGTCTCCGCTCCGCGCCGATCCGGTTTCGAAGGCACCGCTCGCCGGGAGCCCGAACGCGTCGACCCCCCCGGGAGGGGGGAGCGGAACCTGGTTCACCGGCTTTGGCGCAGGGTCCAGAGGGTGGCTTCGCGGGACCGCCGCACGCTCGCCAGGAAGGACGCTCGCCGGCTCCGCTTGCGCTGCCGCATGGGTAACCCTTCCGATTTCCCGGCCGCTTCTTCGACTGGGGAGGAAAAGAAGGAGGAGCAGCACGCCGATGAAGGCCAAGAGAACGAGGGTCATCCGCGAAGGCGGCGCTCTTTTGACGGTGGGCCGATCGACACTGGGCTCGTTCGCTGGAGCGCTCTGGTTCATGGCGGAATGGGGGGTCTCTTAGGGTCTCACACGGAGGTCGGACGGCCGGACGTGGAGCGTCGTGAGCGGAGGAGGCGCTTCCGGAGCGGGGAGAGCCGAGGAGAGGGGGAGTCCTTCCGTTTGCGTCCACGGGCGAAAGGAGATTTCCGCACGCAAGCTTCCCACTCGGGTTCCCGGCGGACATCCAAGGAAGAAGCGAGCCGGCACCAGATCGGGAAGCTCGCGGTCGCAAAAGAGAAGAAATTCGACCGCAGCCTGCGAACGGCACTCCGCCTCCATGAGGATCCCTTCCGGGGCCTGGATCAAGCCGACCAGCCGAAAATCATCCCTCCGCCGTTGGAAGCGGGTTACCGTATCGACGAGGCGGGTTTCGACCGATCCACCGGTGCGCTGCTCCCACTGCGCAAGGCGCCATCGTGCTCCTTCGATCTCCTGGGAGTGAAGGTGAAGAAAGGCTTTGGCCTCTTCGCCCTGCCGAGAGTGGGCCGCGCGCCGAGTCGCCTCTTCCGGGATCCATCGGACCAGCCCGAGAAACAACAGGCTGAGCGCAAGGGAGGAGACAAGAAAGAGGAGTGGGCGGAGGGTCATCGCAGATCCTCCCAGCGCAAGGGCGCGATCAGGGTCGCCCGAATCGGCTCCGCCGCTTGGCTGCCCCCCCCATCCAGTGAATCGGGAATCTTGAGCCCGGTCGGATTGAGCCGGATCTTCCGTCCCGTGCCCCGCTCGAGGGCTAGGCCGACCATGGCGCCGAAGGTCGCCAGCGCCCCCATGCCGTCGGAATCATAGCTGCGGATCCTGATCTGAATGCGGCCGGCCTGCGTTGCCGTTGGGGCGATCACCTCCATCTCATCGACAAGAAGCGCCGGCACGGAGGAAAAGGCGACCGCCGCCACGATCGGCCCAAGCCGGGTCCGCGCCGCCAGCTGGTTGTCGAGAGCGTGGGCCCCTTCGAGAAGCCTTTCGCTCTCTTGGCGCAAACGGATCGCCTGGCTCGCCTCGGCTCCGGCTTGCCACCACGAGGAGGTCGCAAGCGCCGGCAATGCCTTGGCCGCCAGATAGCAGAAGCTCGCCCCGAGCAAGGTCCAGCCGGCCAGCCAACCCAACCGGTCAACCGAAAAGCCCCTCAAATCCACGAGAGGGCGAGCAGGGGCTTCCGCCTTGGCTTGCCCATTTTTCCCGGCCGAAAACCCTCCCAACGTCCCGAAAAGAAGCGGGGGCCTTCTCTTTTCAGTCCGAAGGGAGGGTCCGATCGGCAGAGGGGAGCTGCTCTTCTGGGTGCGAACGAAACAGGAAGCGGGAGGGTCCGGCGCAGACGGGTGCACCGGGGCGCGGGTCTCGTCGGTTTTCGGAGAGCCCTCCCGGGAATCCGGATGATGCGCCGATGCCTCCCCCGAAGGGGGGAGGCTGCTGACCGGAGCTTCTTGCGGAAGGGGAGAGCGTTCGCCCGAGTCCCCACTCGCCCTTTCCGCCGCAAAGGCGGGGGTCAGGCGCCGCGCGCTCCCGGCACCGGGTGTCACTGCATCGGCTTCGGCGGCTGCTGCCGGAAGGGTCCCGTCTTGGCTCATCATTCCGTTATTCTTCATAGGACGCCCTAACGCTTCGGCGCGGGAGCCTCCCGGGGAATGCGCGCGTTGCTCAGCGTTGCCCAATAGACTCCGTCGTCCTCGATCACGTTGCCGGTTGCCGGGACAAAGAGCGCCTTAGGATCGACTCGCAGCCCGTCGACGACGTAGCGGGGAGGAAGCGATTGGACGAAGACCCGCTCGGAATGGAGCTCGGTTCCCGCCGGCAAGACGCAGCGGCCATGCAGGCGAAGCGGTTCGGTGAGGACGAAGCCATAGCGGGAAGGACGGACCCGGACCGGCTGGGAGGAGAGCATCGGATCGCTGGGTCGGCAGGGGAGGTCGACGGGGCAGGCGGGCGCAAAGGCTACCTGGGGGCCAGTACGACATCCGGCCGAGGCGAACGCTGCGCCCGCGACGCAGACGAGAGCGATCGGGATCCTTCTCATACTCCTCTTTGCGCTTGGTCCGTTCACTCCATCCCCTAGGACATCGGGACCGCGAGTCGGCTGCCCTATGAACAAGGAAGATGGCCAAGGGCAAACGAAGCGCTGCCAAGTCACTCCGCCCCGCACTTTGGGAGCGGGGGATGGCGAGCCTATCCGAAGTTATGATCCTGCTGGCCCTTTCCCTCGCGCTTGCCGGACGCGCGGGCGACCTCCTCTTCCTGCTTCTCTATCCGGCCTGGTGCGCCTTTTGGGAGTCGAAGATCCGTTCCCGGCCCATTCACTGGCTCCTGCGGTGGAGGCTTGAGCCCTTCGGCCGATTTACGTTCGTGCGGTCGCTGGCGCGCGGACTTCTCCGCCCGCTTTTCCCTTTCCTTCACCTGGGGTGGCGCCGGGTCACCCTCTTCGACTTCTGCACCCGCTGTCGCTGGGCCGTCTGCGCCGGTTGCGGCCAAGCCTCTCCTCCCGTCGCCGCACCGAATCCGGCAGGGCACCGGTAGCGCGCCAGCGGCGAAAGAAGCCTCTCGCTTGACCGGATCGCCTAGCCCACCGGCTCTGCCTCGGCCACGCCCGCCTTCTGTCGCACCTCGAGGATCTGCTCGATCAAGAAGAGCTCTTGTTTCCGGAGCTCGCGCGCCTGGTTCAACTCCGCCTCGGAGAGACGATAGAATTCGGATTGGCTTCCGAGGCGGCTCTCCGCCCGCATCCGGGCGACATCCTTGACGAGCTGATCGCGTATCCGCTCCAAATCGCCGAGCTTCGTTTCGAGCGCCAGCAGCGCCTCAGCGGCCTGGTTCCTCTCCATGGCGAGAGCGAGCGCCCGTTCCTCGGTCTGCGCAAGCTTATCCTGGACGGCCCGCAACGCGGCCTCGACGGCATCCGCCTCCGGCGGCCATGGCGCCAAGCTCAAGACCCGATCCTTCTCGAGGAGTGCGGCCGCTTCGCCCGGCATCACGTAGAGCTTGGGAGCCAACCGGCGAACCGCCTGCGCCGCATAGCCGGGCAGGCGTACCATGCCCTCATCCTCGCGAAGCGCCACGAGCGCCCGGGGAGCCGGGGGATCCTCCCGCTTCTGGGAGGTAGCCAACTCGGCACTCCGCCGTAGCAGGAACGCCTCCATCCCGAAGCCGGCAAGGAGGCAGAGTCCAGCGGCCAAGCCGCCAAGCTGGTCCAACGAATAGGCGAGGGGGGAGTGGGAAGCAAAGAAGCTCGCCCGGCCGAGCAGAAAGCTTCCCGCAATCCAGCCGCCCGCAACCCATTTTGCCTTCGGCGTTCGATGGAGGAGAGCCCCATGGGGCCACCAGCCTGCGGCGACCAGGCGCCAGAGGAAGGCGGCGAACCGGCCGGAGGGAGGAGGAGGAGGAGGAACCCCGCGCTGCGCAAAAAGCAGTCCGGCGTAGAGAATGAGAAGCAGGCTCGCATCCATCGCTCTTTCCTTGTGGTCTCCTCGCGCTTATGGCAAACCCAGTGCGCTTCTTCGGGTCCGCTCGCGAACCTGGGTGACGAGGGCACCCGCCCAGGAAACCAGCAGCCCGGGCCGAAATGGCGAGCAAACCGGGCTACTCACAGAACGTACTATTGGAGAAGGATATAGCACATGCGCCAAAAGATTGGACACTACATCGTTGACGTCGCCCTTGCGCTGCTGGTGGCGATCGCGCTCGATCGCTTTGCCCCCGATCCGATCCATTCGTGGCTGCTGAACGGCTGGAACATGACGGGAGACGCGATGGTGGCCGTGGTCCAGTGGGTCGGTCGCCTCTTTCATTCGCGGTAAGGAGGGGGGTTACCGCTTGCGTTTCGCGCTCTCCCTCGGGAGGCGGACAACGCCAGAACCCAACCCTTCCCGGAGAGCGGTGCCCGCAATCAGCCTTTCCCGCGCCATGGGCGCAAGGGCCTCGAACGCGTCGTCGCCGCAAACCACGCAAGCGGCCTCGACCTCCCAGGCGGGATAGTAGTAGCGGAGGGCGACGAAGGGACGCAAGGAAATGGGGCAGTCGCGAAGAATCTCGAGCCACTCCCCCACGAGCTCTTTCCCCTCGACGAGCCGAGGTTCGCTCTTGCGGTCGGGCAGCACCTCGTGGAGGGTACCCACCTCTTCCTCCGCACCGGGCGCCAATCCGGAGGCATCCAGGCTGAGCAGATGTGGGCCAGGGCAGGGCGGATCGCCCTCCACGTCGGAGAGGCGAGCCGCATCCCTCCGAACCTTCCGCTGGCTATGGCCGGTGAGGGAGACGACGCGTGCCCGGAGCGCGCCCGCGGCGATCTCGTTGCGCACCCAGTAGGCGGCATATTGGGGGAAGGAGCTGTTGCGGGTCGGATCGAACCGCTCCAGAGCGCGGTAGATCCCGATGATTCCGTCGCTGCGGATCGCCTCT from Methylacidimicrobium sp. B4 includes these protein-coding regions:
- a CDS encoding sigma factor, encoding MKLAEEPGCDEQSSTPIDWVKGVGAYQEALRQEKLALLAVPAARESLAERLLLLHEPSRQRRVNAAEVIALISLLRSHRSLALDGVLALLDRLKLNTFWWNDLREVAEGDGSFAAVEWRRCRMHVAAVAEPLVIAGLRIVRRFVTEQQRPEIQEAIRSDGIIGIYRALERFDPTRNSSFPQYAAYWVRNEIAAGALRARVVSLTGHSQRKVRRDAARLSDVEGDPPCPGPHLLSLDASGLAPGAEEEVGTLHEVLPDRKSEPRLVEGKELVGEWLEILRDCPISLRPFVALRYYYPAWEVEAACVVCGDDAFEALAPMARERLIAGTALREGLGSGVVRLPRESAKRKR